The following proteins are encoded in a genomic region of uncultured Ilyobacter sp.:
- a CDS encoding helix-turn-helix domain-containing protein, with protein sequence MREKKREKKIEKTILLILFITSSIYIIYSLEAQWRKDKSAYLEEADKFKTKSFNEISRVISFLTYVPQKYDKERAIAEISYKEEVDPLAMFTIQQKLKSDYFIFSKNNSNLAILDKKNKNVIGPYDTFELEDFIEENNLPENIYQVKGYKSKGKYFFVKPSLRKNIYYVLTINDDFFELNAEDKRFGKWYFIYDGNLINTDEKTDSNEILKLAKSNKESEDNIQIYYKDAETPKQNKATGLLKDIFLYLSLNLIFLTILSKVLVNIAYKPIMKMMSNFGYEKNKEDDILSSMSRVYTKLKTENELLREINKKTVRYIRNKGLVDFLKGIIKFKDLDDSVKSNTETYKFFLGHTEIKDYSDEEAISFKQEIEKFTKEKNGLFLLIDKDLIALLVPSDKINREKIRALLDDMESKYDMEINGFFSKKEYKIEELYNQYNSFMKFLDYKFQLREKKIISEEDINENSKDHYYPIGVEQRLINNIIDKRIDDVNKIYEDIFYENFEQRKISSVRFEKLKILISNTIRRIQESIPSEKRISEDLFSAIIESESVDILRTNVDKSIHSLLETLPKPKDNTNKVIKDKIDEFIRLNYAKDISLLDFAEYMGVTLQYASNLYKKIKNETFNKSLRKYRIDKSIELYNADNTLKIKDLSSLVGYTNTMTFINNFKREKGLPPGKFFVNKN encoded by the coding sequence GTGAGAGAAAAAAAAAGAGAGAAAAAAATAGAAAAAACAATACTTTTGATTTTATTCATAACTAGCTCTATTTATATAATCTATAGCCTAGAGGCACAGTGGAGAAAAGATAAGTCAGCCTATTTAGAAGAGGCAGATAAATTCAAAACCAAGTCTTTTAATGAAATATCTAGGGTGATTTCATTTTTGACCTACGTCCCACAAAAATATGATAAGGAACGGGCTATAGCTGAAATTTCCTATAAAGAAGAGGTTGACCCTCTAGCAATGTTTACCATACAGCAGAAATTAAAATCAGACTATTTCATATTCAGCAAAAATAACAGTAATTTGGCCATACTAGATAAAAAAAATAAAAATGTAATCGGACCCTACGACACCTTCGAATTAGAGGATTTTATAGAAGAAAATAATTTACCTGAGAATATTTATCAGGTAAAAGGATATAAATCCAAGGGGAAATATTTTTTCGTAAAACCCAGTTTGAGAAAAAATATTTACTATGTTTTAACTATAAATGATGATTTTTTTGAACTAAATGCAGAAGATAAGAGATTTGGAAAATGGTATTTTATATATGACGGCAATTTGATAAATACAGATGAAAAAACTGACAGCAATGAAATTCTAAAATTAGCCAAATCAAATAAAGAATCAGAAGACAATATACAAATTTATTACAAAGATGCAGAGACTCCAAAACAAAATAAGGCAACTGGGCTTTTAAAAGATATATTTTTATACTTATCTTTAAATTTAATATTTTTAACCATATTATCTAAAGTTTTGGTCAATATTGCCTATAAACCTATCATGAAAATGATGAGTAATTTTGGATATGAAAAAAATAAAGAAGACGATATTTTAAGCTCTATGAGCAGAGTCTATACCAAATTGAAAACTGAAAATGAGCTACTGAGGGAGATCAATAAAAAAACTGTCAGATACATTAGAAATAAAGGACTTGTTGATTTTTTAAAGGGGATAATAAAATTTAAAGATTTAGATGATTCAGTAAAAAGTAATACTGAAACCTATAAATTTTTCTTAGGGCACACAGAAATCAAGGACTATTCTGATGAAGAAGCCATATCCTTCAAACAGGAAATAGAAAAATTTACAAAAGAGAAAAACGGATTATTTTTATTAATCGATAAGGATCTTATAGCTTTACTCGTCCCAAGCGATAAAATAAACAGAGAGAAGATAAGAGCTTTACTAGATGATATGGAAAGTAAATATGATATGGAGATAAACGGTTTTTTCAGTAAAAAAGAATATAAAATAGAAGAACTATATAATCAATATAACAGCTTCATGAAATTTTTGGACTATAAATTTCAGTTGAGAGAGAAAAAAATCATATCTGAAGAGGACATCAATGAAAATTCAAAAGATCATTATTATCCTATAGGGGTGGAGCAAAGACTCATAAACAATATAATTGATAAGAGAATAGATGATGTAAATAAAATATACGAGGATATTTTTTATGAGAATTTTGAGCAAAGAAAAATCTCCAGTGTTAGATTTGAAAAACTAAAAATATTGATAAGCAATACAATCAGGAGAATACAGGAAAGTATTCCTTCAGAAAAACGAATAAGTGAAGATTTATTCAGTGCCATAATCGAGTCTGAATCGGTGGATATATTGAGAACTAATGTGGATAAATCTATCCATTCTTTGCTAGAAACTTTACCAAAACCAAAGGATAATACTAATAAAGTTATCAAGGATAAAATAGACGAATTTATAAGATTAAACTACGCAAAGGATATATCCCTGCTAGATTTTGCAGAATATATGGGGGTAACTCTCCAATATGCCAGCAACTTGTATAAAAAGATTAAAAATGAAACTTTCAATAAATCTTTGAGGAAATATCGAATAGATAAATCCATAGAGTTATACAATGCTGACAACACATTAAAAATAAAAGATTTGAGTTCTTTGGTAGGATATACCAACACTATGACCTTTATTAATAATTTTAAAAGGGAAAAAGGACTGCCTCCAGGTAAATTTTTTGTAAATAAAAATTAA
- a CDS encoding FCD domain-containing protein: protein MVKKKPSVLALEYIERKILTREWNPGDKISSEKVLEKEIGVSRSSIRSAVEKLVGLNMLEKKPGDGTYVNKIDSESLLNTFLPLIAFSETSYYEILQCRMQLDILAIELFIDNMLSKDLEELKNLHMKMIDSVNDREKFIEFDMEFHKTIARGSGNKTLYLMSNILYSILKEFSREQYSEIPLEEKCAHHEKLFKAIETKNKKLAVSYEESSFLESMAVLK, encoded by the coding sequence ATGGTGAAGAAAAAACCTTCGGTACTGGCACTTGAATATATAGAGAGAAAAATTCTTACAAGGGAGTGGAATCCCGGAGATAAAATTAGTTCTGAAAAGGTCTTGGAAAAAGAGATAGGAGTGAGCCGTTCATCTATCAGGTCAGCGGTGGAAAAACTAGTAGGTCTTAATATGTTGGAGAAAAAGCCTGGCGACGGAACTTATGTAAATAAAATTGACAGTGAGAGTTTGCTCAATACATTTTTGCCGCTTATTGCTTTTAGTGAGACCTCATACTATGAGATACTCCAGTGTAGAATGCAGCTAGATATTTTGGCCATAGAACTCTTTATTGATAATATGCTTTCTAAGGATTTAGAGGAGTTAAAAAATCTTCACATGAAAATGATAGATTCGGTGAATGATAGAGAGAAGTTTATCGAGTTTGATATGGAGTTTCACAAAACCATTGCCAGAGGAAGTGGGAATAAAACCCTCTATCTCATGAGCAATATACTGTACTCGATTTTAAAAGAATTTTCAAGGGAACAGTATTCTGAAATACCTCTAGAAGAAAAATGTGCTCACCATGAAAAACTTTTTAAAGCAATTGAAACTAAAAATAAAAAACTTGCTGTATCTTATGAAGAGTCAAGTTTTTTAGAAAGTATGGCAGTTTTAAAGTGA
- a CDS encoding tripartite tricarboxylate transporter permease, with protein sequence MFSLILGGFQTVFEPSVMLFLILGVVGGIAIGSLPGLTATMGVAILLPFTFGMEATQGLVLLLGIYIGAIYGGSIAAILLKTPGTPAAAATVYDGYSLVQKGEATKALSMSAIASFVGGLISTIMLMTVSPYLAKFALRFSAPEYFALAVFGLTIIASVSSKNILKGILAGFFGLMIATFGMDPITSYPRFTFGSLDLLNGFSVIPVLIGLFAISEALFQMEALGKSEEKCEIVKFKKEYVSMKELIRVAPTMIKSAIMGTFIGSIPGAGADISAFVCYNEAKRTSKHPEKFGTGILEGIAAPEAGNNGVTGGALVPLLTLGVPGDAVAAILLGALVVQGLAPGPLLFQQNPDVVYGLFSAMFMGNIFMLIFGLVGIKLFSRVCEIPKNIIVPLIIFLSIIGSYSLNNSMFDVFVAITFGILGYFMIKVGIPQSPIVLSIILGPMAETNLRKSILMYEGSYSFLYTRPITVVFIILAIISIVSAYKKSRVKVA encoded by the coding sequence ATGTTTAGTTTAATTTTAGGAGGTTTTCAAACTGTATTTGAACCCAGTGTCATGTTATTTTTGATACTTGGGGTAGTTGGAGGGATTGCAATAGGATCACTTCCAGGTCTAACTGCAACAATGGGAGTCGCTATACTTCTTCCATTTACATTTGGAATGGAAGCTACACAGGGTCTAGTACTACTTTTAGGAATTTATATCGGGGCTATTTACGGTGGTTCTATCGCGGCCATACTACTAAAAACACCAGGTACGCCAGCAGCAGCAGCGACAGTATATGACGGATATTCCCTAGTTCAAAAGGGAGAGGCAACAAAAGCTCTCAGTATGTCTGCAATTGCTTCATTTGTTGGTGGACTAATAAGCACAATTATGTTGATGACTGTATCACCGTACCTTGCAAAGTTTGCCCTTAGATTTAGTGCTCCAGAATATTTTGCACTTGCGGTTTTTGGACTTACGATAATAGCGAGTGTTTCATCAAAAAATATTCTAAAGGGTATATTAGCAGGATTTTTTGGACTTATGATAGCAACATTTGGTATGGATCCAATTACAAGTTATCCGAGATTTACCTTTGGTTCTCTAGATCTACTTAATGGTTTCTCAGTAATTCCAGTTCTTATAGGTTTATTTGCAATATCAGAGGCTCTTTTCCAAATGGAAGCCTTGGGAAAATCTGAAGAAAAGTGTGAAATCGTTAAGTTTAAAAAAGAGTATGTCTCCATGAAAGAACTTATTAGGGTGGCGCCTACGATGATCAAATCTGCCATTATGGGTACATTTATCGGTTCTATACCTGGAGCGGGAGCTGATATATCAGCATTTGTTTGTTATAATGAAGCCAAAAGAACCTCTAAGCATCCTGAAAAGTTTGGTACAGGTATCCTCGAAGGAATAGCAGCTCCAGAAGCTGGAAATAACGGGGTTACAGGTGGAGCCTTGGTACCTCTGTTAACACTTGGAGTTCCTGGAGATGCTGTTGCAGCGATCTTATTGGGAGCCTTGGTTGTACAGGGGCTTGCTCCGGGACCACTATTATTCCAACAAAACCCTGATGTTGTTTACGGATTATTTAGTGCAATGTTCATGGGGAATATCTTTATGCTGATCTTTGGACTCGTTGGAATCAAACTTTTCAGTAGAGTTTGTGAGATACCTAAAAATATAATTGTTCCATTGATTATATTCTTATCAATAATCGGTTCATACTCACTTAATAATAGTATGTTTGATGTATTTGTAGCTATTACATTTGGAATTTTAGGATACTTTATGATTAAAGTTGGAATTCCTCAATCACCGATTGTTTTATCTATAATCCTTGGACCAATGGCAGAGACTAACTTAAGAAAATCAATATTGATGTATGAAGGAAGTTATTCTTTTCTATACACAAGACCGATAACAGTAGTATTTATAATATTAGCAATTATTTCTATAGTTTCAGCCTATAAAAAAAGCAGAGTTAAAGTGGCTTAA
- a CDS encoding tripartite tricarboxylate transporter TctB family protein, whose protein sequence is MKKINIVTGIIFIVFSIFIFIQAVSFKQTLIVDAGLGAGFFPKLIAAATIILSALLIVSTVKDESLTSKVSDVFNSDIKKPLLGMALILAYGFSIMIFGYLVSTIVFCYVFLHIFRVKKLITKIAVSVIFSFVIYFIFGTLFLISLPTGLLM, encoded by the coding sequence ATGAAAAAAATAAATATTGTAACAGGTATTATCTTTATTGTTTTTAGTATTTTTATATTTATTCAGGCCGTCAGCTTTAAACAAACTTTAATCGTTGATGCAGGTCTAGGTGCAGGTTTTTTCCCAAAATTGATTGCAGCTGCAACAATTATCTTATCAGCTTTATTAATTGTATCTACTGTGAAGGATGAGAGCCTAACATCAAAAGTCAGTGATGTTTTTAATAGTGATATTAAAAAGCCTCTTCTTGGAATGGCATTAATTCTAGCATATGGGTTTTCAATAATGATATTCGGTTACTTGGTTAGTACAATTGTTTTCTGCTATGTATTTCTTCATATTTTCAGAGTAAAGAAATTAATAACCAAAATTGCCGTTTCAGTTATTTTTTCATTTGTAATTTATTTTATATTTGGAACTTTATTCTTGATAAGCCTTCCTACAGGACTTTTGATGTAG
- a CDS encoding sodium:solute symporter family protein, giving the protein MSVDISVVVVYFGFLISIGYFFRKFASNSTGDYFAGGGKMLWWMVGSTAFMTQFSAWTFTGAAGKAFTDGWTITILFFANAVGYLMNYLFFAERFRQLRVVTPMEAIRLRFGKVNEQVFTWMNIIPSVLSAAIWLNGLAIFVAAVFKVPMTYTIMATGGVVLLMSLTGGAWAVIASDFMQMVTIMAVTVISTVVAIVKGGGVTQLLHDGMPANPIMGTGINHFSLFVVWIIFIMLKQFFGTNSIVGGAYRYFAAKDSKNAKKAAGLACILMAIGPLVWFFPAWYVAGHYPDISTWGLENLGGKVKDAAYLIFVRNEMPVGMVGLMMAAIFSATMSSMDSALNRNAGIVVKNFYLSVLKPEAGDKELLKVGRWLTLFFGLLIISVALILASLKNLSLFNATMYIGSLVAFPMLVPSLLGFFVKKTPDWAPWATIAVGIVVSYIAGVVLTPEIVEKTLGLSVPFSGREASDLKVVLGIAGHIFITGGFFLTTKLFFKGYKTEKRQEEVNLFFGNMETEVISCDIECAGIDCDQRSILGKLIMTFAGGISLLSLVPNPLYGRLVFLAIAAIVFIVGYALNKAAGPKKVQETKPATEANPEGEVVV; this is encoded by the coding sequence ATGTCGGTAGATATCAGTGTAGTAGTAGTTTATTTTGGTTTCCTTATTTCAATAGGATATTTCTTTAGAAAGTTTGCCTCAAATTCCACAGGGGATTATTTTGCTGGTGGTGGAAAAATGTTATGGTGGATGGTGGGTTCAACTGCTTTTATGACACAGTTCAGTGCCTGGACATTTACAGGAGCAGCAGGAAAGGCTTTTACAGATGGATGGACAATAACAATTTTATTCTTTGCCAATGCAGTAGGTTATTTGATGAATTACCTATTTTTCGCAGAAAGATTTAGACAGTTGAGAGTTGTTACTCCCATGGAGGCAATAAGACTTAGATTCGGAAAAGTTAATGAGCAAGTTTTTACATGGATGAATATAATTCCAAGTGTATTAAGTGCAGCAATATGGCTAAATGGTTTGGCAATATTTGTAGCAGCAGTATTTAAGGTTCCTATGACTTATACTATTATGGCAACAGGTGGAGTAGTTTTACTAATGTCACTAACAGGTGGGGCATGGGCAGTCATTGCATCAGACTTTATGCAGATGGTTACTATTATGGCGGTTACGGTAATCTCTACTGTAGTAGCAATAGTTAAAGGCGGCGGAGTTACTCAATTATTACACGATGGAATGCCAGCAAATCCAATAATGGGAACTGGAATAAATCACTTTTCACTATTTGTAGTGTGGATTATATTTATAATGCTAAAACAGTTCTTTGGAACTAACAGTATTGTTGGAGGAGCTTATAGATATTTCGCAGCCAAAGATTCTAAAAATGCAAAAAAAGCAGCAGGATTAGCTTGTATATTGATGGCTATAGGACCATTGGTTTGGTTTTTCCCAGCTTGGTATGTTGCAGGGCACTATCCTGATATAAGCACATGGGGATTAGAAAACCTAGGTGGAAAAGTAAAGGATGCCGCGTATCTAATATTTGTAAGAAATGAGATGCCAGTTGGTATGGTAGGTTTAATGATGGCAGCTATATTCTCGGCAACTATGTCATCAATGGATTCGGCACTAAATAGAAATGCAGGAATAGTAGTTAAGAATTTTTACCTGTCAGTTTTAAAACCTGAAGCCGGTGATAAAGAGTTATTAAAAGTAGGTAGATGGCTAACATTGTTCTTCGGACTTTTAATAATTTCAGTGGCGTTAATTTTGGCATCATTAAAGAATCTAAGTTTATTTAATGCAACTATGTATATCGGTTCATTAGTAGCATTCCCTATGTTGGTTCCTTCATTATTAGGATTCTTTGTAAAGAAAACTCCAGACTGGGCTCCATGGGCAACAATAGCAGTGGGAATAGTTGTTTCCTATATTGCCGGTGTGGTTCTTACTCCTGAAATAGTAGAAAAAACTCTAGGTTTATCAGTTCCTTTTTCTGGAAGAGAAGCCTCAGATCTGAAAGTGGTCTTAGGTATAGCAGGTCATATATTTATAACTGGTGGATTTTTCCTGACAACAAAATTATTCTTCAAGGGATATAAAACAGAAAAAAGACAAGAGGAAGTAAACCTATTCTTTGGAAATATGGAAACTGAAGTCATCTCTTGTGATATAGAATGTGCAGGAATAGACTGTGATCAAAGAAGTATTTTAGGTAAACTTATAATGACATTTGCAGGTGGAATATCTTTACTGTCGTTGGTTCCTAATCCACTATACGGAAGATTAGTATTCTTAGCTATAGCGGCAATAGTCTTTATAGTAGGTTACGCCTTAAATAAAGCCGCAGGACCTAAGAAAGTTCAAGAAACAAAACCAGCAACAGAAGCAAATCCAGAAGGCGAAGTGGTCGTTTAA
- a CDS encoding heme-binding protein codes for MFVKNTKKLTLKAAKLMGDRALEKCEEIGKSFVFTVVDAGGNVLYIQRMEDAFFTSVGIATDKAFTAAAVKKGTHVLTNIVKPEKDLFGLNLTNNGRIITFGGGLPIIVDGEVIGGVGVSGGSVEEDMAVAQAALDVLSK; via the coding sequence ATGTTTGTAAAAAATACAAAAAAACTTACACTAAAAGCTGCTAAATTAATGGGTGACAGGGCTCTTGAAAAGTGTGAAGAGATCGGAAAATCTTTTGTATTTACAGTTGTAGATGCAGGAGGAAATGTTTTGTATATTCAGAGAATGGAAGATGCTTTTTTTACAAGTGTAGGAATAGCAACAGATAAAGCTTTTACTGCAGCTGCTGTAAAAAAAGGTACCCATGTTTTGACCAATATAGTAAAGCCTGAAAAGGATCTTTTCGGTCTGAATCTTACTAACAATGGTAGAATTATTACCTTCGGAGGTGGACTTCCTATCATAGTGGATGGGGAAGTTATCGGAGGAGTAGGTGTCAGTGGTGGATCTGTAGAGGAAGATATGGCTGTAGCCCAAGCTGCACTTGATGTTTTATCTAAATAA
- a CDS encoding tripartite tricarboxylate transporter substrate binding protein — translation MKKLSSVLVLVVLLIQSIAFVGCGKKEAAAGFPERNIDMIVPFGAGGGTDTVGRTLANSMEKYIGKPVVVTNRTGGSGAVGMTTGAKAEADGYTLTVVTREIVSLPLMGLAQIKSDDFDLLALINLEPAIILVKEDSKYKTAKDLFEDARNNPGKVKMASTAKPNFYVLGIEIDQDIKFNHVPFNGAAEAIPAVLGGHTDFTIVTPGEAISQIQSGQLRPIGLMDSERHPELKDVPTLKEQGFDITSGTWRGIGVPKGTPEEVKAKLSEAIDQAVNDPQFKSIMAKSNTSIRYMNAEEFTNFVQNDEKTIKKIVDALN, via the coding sequence ATGAAAAAATTGTCATCAGTACTTGTGTTAGTTGTTTTATTAATTCAATCTATTGCTTTTGTAGGTTGTGGTAAGAAGGAAGCTGCCGCAGGATTCCCTGAGAGAAATATCGATATGATAGTACCATTCGGTGCTGGTGGAGGAACAGATACTGTTGGAAGAACACTTGCTAACTCTATGGAAAAGTATATTGGTAAACCAGTTGTTGTTACCAATAGAACTGGTGGATCTGGTGCAGTGGGTATGACAACAGGAGCAAAAGCAGAAGCTGACGGATATACTCTTACAGTTGTTACAAGAGAGATAGTGTCTCTACCACTTATGGGTCTTGCTCAAATCAAATCAGATGATTTTGACTTATTAGCACTTATAAACCTTGAACCTGCAATTATACTTGTTAAAGAAGATTCTAAATATAAAACAGCAAAAGATCTTTTCGAAGATGCTAGGAATAACCCAGGAAAAGTTAAAATGGCAAGTACAGCTAAACCAAATTTCTATGTATTAGGAATTGAAATTGATCAAGATATTAAATTCAATCACGTTCCATTTAACGGAGCAGCTGAAGCGATTCCTGCAGTTCTAGGTGGGCATACTGACTTCACTATAGTAACTCCAGGTGAGGCAATTTCACAAATTCAATCAGGTCAGTTGAGACCAATTGGATTAATGGACTCAGAAAGACACCCTGAATTAAAAGATGTTCCAACTTTAAAAGAGCAAGGTTTTGACATTACTTCAGGAACATGGAGAGGAATCGGTGTACCTAAAGGAACTCCAGAGGAAGTTAAAGCAAAATTATCAGAAGCAATTGATCAAGCAGTTAATGATCCTCAATTCAAAAGTATAATGGCAAAATCAAATACTTCAATAAGATACATGAATGCAGAAGAATTTACTAACTTTGTTCAAAATGATGAGAAAACTATCAAGAAAATTGTAGATGCTTTAAATTAA